In one window of Deltaproteobacteria bacterium DNA:
- a CDS encoding AraC family transcriptional regulator, with product MLSDHSTVSVPYVRMLLGGAQAAGLGLAELLAAVGLAPEALADSDGRVPREATFRLWQELAVRTRDDAIGLHVAERLQPGAFAVLDYAARNAPTLGEAFARLARYSRLVHDLAEVRLEVTGRIARLSYDVPKDPRASPRQAAEWAVAIWLVAGRQILEEEWVPTEVWFQHEAPHDTREHRRLFKAPIAFERSTNALLMEAALLERPARRADHQLGAILDRYAQDLLDRLPKVEAFTDRVRRLVAEALRGGDPSVEAVARRLQMSPRTLQRRLKDEGASHQDLVDTMRCELATQYLGERQMAIGEAAFLLGFSEPSAFHRAFKRWTGTTPGEFRRTQ from the coding sequence ATGCTTTCTGACCACAGCACGGTTTCGGTCCCCTACGTCCGAATGCTCCTCGGTGGCGCGCAGGCGGCGGGCCTGGGGCTGGCGGAGCTTCTGGCCGCGGTGGGCCTTGCGCCCGAGGCGCTCGCCGATTCCGACGGGCGCGTGCCGCGCGAGGCTACCTTTCGTCTGTGGCAGGAGCTGGCCGTCCGCACCCGCGACGACGCGATCGGGCTGCACGTGGCAGAGCGCCTGCAGCCGGGGGCCTTCGCCGTGCTCGACTACGCCGCACGCAACGCCCCCACTCTCGGTGAGGCATTTGCCCGCCTGGCGCGCTACTCGCGGCTTGTGCACGACCTGGCCGAGGTGCGGCTGGAGGTGACCGGCCGGATCGCCCGACTGAGCTACGACGTACCGAAGGATCCGCGCGCCTCGCCGCGCCAGGCGGCCGAGTGGGCCGTCGCGATCTGGCTCGTGGCGGGGCGTCAGATCCTCGAGGAGGAGTGGGTCCCGACGGAGGTCTGGTTCCAGCACGAGGCGCCGCACGACACGCGCGAGCACCGACGGCTCTTCAAGGCGCCGATCGCCTTCGAGCGCAGCACGAACGCGCTGCTGATGGAGGCGGCGCTCCTCGAGCGACCCGCGCGCCGGGCCGATCATCAACTGGGGGCGATCCTGGACCGCTACGCGCAGGACCTGCTCGACCGGCTGCCGAAGGTGGAAGCCTTCACCGACCGCGTGCGGCGGCTCGTGGCGGAGGCGCTTCGCGGGGGCGATCCGTCGGTCGAGGCCGTGGCGCGCCGGCTGCAGATGAGCCCCCGGACCTTGCAGCGACGCCTCAAGGACGAGGGGGCCTCGCACCAGGACCTGGTGGACACGATGCGCTGCGAGCTCGCCACGCAGTACCTGGGCGAGCGGCAGATGGCCATCGGAGAGGCGGCCTTTCTCCTCGGTTTCTCGGAGCCGAGCGCCTTCCACCGGGCCTTCAAGCGATGGACCGGAACCACGCCCGGAGAGTTCCGGCGGACCCAGTAG
- a CDS encoding sigma-70 family RNA polymerase sigma factor, with product MTVADTMAWKVTRAPDGESLAGGASAEELALLDRVLAGDREGWTLFCERYERLISGCVARVLRRFGAAATADDRADLVAEVWVQLLGEDRRKLRAFDPARGYRLSSWLMLLTINCTIDRLRARSSHKSRLEALAAEAPLAVTDESPDAQLEAEQAAELARRALAHLPVEDQRFLWLCFCDERPTADVARELGIAVNTVHSRKFKLRKKLEQLVARLERQALGRPSGAGKEGLDGPVDRGHRARLDARTRELRAQRLGLRGVA from the coding sequence ATGACAGTTGCAGACACGATGGCGTGGAAGGTCACTCGAGCCCCGGACGGAGAATCGCTCGCCGGTGGAGCCTCGGCCGAGGAGCTCGCGCTGCTCGACCGGGTGCTGGCGGGGGACCGGGAAGGCTGGACTCTCTTCTGCGAGCGCTACGAACGCCTCATCAGCGGCTGCGTCGCGCGCGTGCTGCGCCGGTTCGGCGCCGCGGCCACGGCAGACGACCGGGCCGACCTGGTGGCCGAGGTCTGGGTGCAGCTCCTCGGCGAGGACCGGCGGAAGCTGCGGGCCTTCGACCCCGCACGCGGCTACCGGCTATCGAGCTGGCTCATGCTCCTCACGATCAACTGCACGATCGATCGCCTGCGAGCGCGCTCGAGTCACAAGAGCCGCCTCGAGGCCCTCGCGGCCGAGGCGCCGCTCGCCGTCACCGACGAGAGCCCCGACGCCCAGCTCGAGGCCGAGCAGGCGGCCGAGCTGGCGCGACGGGCGCTCGCCCACCTGCCCGTGGAGGACCAGCGGTTCCTCTGGCTCTGTTTCTGCGACGAGCGCCCCACGGCCGACGTGGCCCGCGAGCTCGGAATCGCGGTGAACACGGTGCACAGCCGGAAGTTCAAGCTGCGGAAGAAGCTCGAACAGCTCGTGGCACGCCTCGAACGGCAGGCGCTCGGCCGCCCCTCAGGGGCAGGGAAAGAGGGCCTCGACGGCCCCGTGGACCGCGGACACCGCGCGCGCCTCGACGCGCGGACGCGAGAGCTCCGCGCGCAGCGCCTCGGCCTGCGCGGCGTCGCGTAG